Within Bdellovibrionales bacterium, the genomic segment AAGAATCTCCGTGTTGAATATCTGGAAAGTCTTCCCTCCAAACTCAATGAATTGGAGACTTCCCTCCGAAGCCGAAATTTAGAATGCTTGCGAGAAGATTTTCACAAGCTCAAGGGAACAGGAAAAACCTACGGCTTCCCAGAAATCTCGGAGTTGGGCGAAATGATAGAGCGCCTGCTTATTGAACAACCTCAAAATTTTGATCAAATTGTGCCGGAGGCCATAGAAATTCTAAAAGATATTCACAAAGAACGTCTGGCTTCACGCAGCTTTGACCTGCGAAGCGATGGACGATTTAACGAAATTCGAGCCTTATCTATTTAATTCAGTTTTGGATTGATAGTGATCGTGATATGACCTCCCGTCGGAGGTGAGAATTTATGTCCTTTTCTGATCTCAAGAATTTTTTAAGACCCGATCAAATGAGTCAAAGTCCACAGGACCTTGAAATTTACGGCAAAGACTGGACAAAGCACATCCTGACCAGATCCATCGGTGTTGTGTTCCCAACAAGCACAGAGCAAGTCCGAGACCTCGTTTTATGGGCACGGGAAAATAAAACAGCTTTGGTGCCATCGGGCGGCAGGACCGGCATGAGTGGGGCTGCAGTCGCCACAAAGAGCGAACTGATCGTCTCATTCGAAAAAATGAATAAGATCCTCGAATTTAACTCCATCGATTTGACCGTTCAGT encodes:
- a CDS encoding Hpt domain-containing protein — encoded protein: MTKFDDLMKNLRVEYLESLPSKLNELETSLRSRNLECLREDFHKLKGTGKTYGFPEISELGEMIERLLIEQPQNFDQIVPEAIEILKDIHKERLASRSFDLRSDGRFNEIRALSI